In a single window of the Orbaceae bacterium lpD04 genome:
- the trpD gene encoding bifunctional anthranilate synthase glutamate amidotransferase component TrpG/anthranilate phosphoribosyltransferase TrpD — MANILFLDNIDSFTYNLVDQLRYSGHHVTIYRNTLPADLIIEKLSQLTNPILFLSPGPGAPSQAGCMPELLQRLKGQLPIIGICLGHQAIVESYGGTIVPAGDILHGKASLIKHDGKQMFKGLPNPLPVARYHSLKGENIPASLTINAMFDNIVMAVRNDHDRIYGFQFHPESILTINGVQLLNQTIECALATPDVLTSQAVAEKEQKTAAQTSEKIIQPILDKLYQGTALEQDESQILFTQIINGKLQPTTLATAIISMKVRGEQPQEIAGAASALLNNADSFRTPDYDFTDIVGTGGDGTNSINISTASAFVAASMGFKVAKHGNRGVSSKSGSSDVLAALGIKLNMSADIARQALDELGICFLFAQQYHSGFRHAAPIRQQLKTRTIFNILGPLINPAKPKRILLGVYHRDLLKPIAQTLVMLGYEHAIVVYGDGMDEVAIHGTTDVAEVVNGQVSYYSVTPQDFGLNRHTLKEIEGGTPEQNRDSLMAILQGHGQVAHNAAIAANVAMLMKLFGHNDLKVNAKQALNIMRTGKPYQLLSTLAQRG, encoded by the coding sequence ATGGCAAATATCCTATTTTTAGATAATATTGACTCGTTTACCTATAACTTGGTCGATCAGCTTCGATATAGTGGGCATCATGTGACAATTTATCGCAATACCCTGCCTGCGGATTTGATTATTGAAAAATTATCCCAGCTAACAAACCCAATTCTATTTTTATCACCAGGGCCTGGCGCGCCAAGCCAGGCTGGCTGTATGCCTGAGTTATTACAACGTTTAAAAGGTCAACTGCCAATTATTGGCATCTGCCTTGGTCATCAAGCGATTGTTGAATCATATGGCGGCACCATTGTACCAGCCGGTGATATTTTACATGGCAAAGCGTCACTGATTAAACATGATGGCAAGCAGATGTTTAAAGGTTTACCTAATCCATTACCCGTTGCTCGCTACCACTCGCTTAAAGGGGAGAATATTCCAGCTTCGCTTACCATTAATGCGATGTTTGATAATATTGTTATGGCAGTTAGAAATGATCATGACCGAATATATGGTTTTCAATTCCACCCAGAGTCAATTCTAACCATTAATGGTGTACAGCTACTCAACCAAACCATTGAATGTGCACTAGCTACGCCCGATGTATTAACGTCTCAAGCTGTGGCTGAAAAAGAGCAGAAAACAGCGGCACAAACCAGTGAAAAAATCATTCAACCGATTTTAGATAAGCTCTACCAAGGTACAGCTCTTGAGCAAGATGAAAGCCAAATTTTATTTACCCAAATTATTAACGGCAAACTACAACCGACAACCCTTGCAACAGCAATTATTAGTATGAAAGTGCGCGGTGAGCAGCCACAAGAAATCGCTGGCGCAGCAAGTGCATTACTGAATAATGCCGATAGTTTTAGAACGCCGGATTATGACTTTACCGATATTGTTGGCACTGGTGGTGATGGCACAAATAGTATTAATATCTCAACTGCTAGTGCTTTTGTCGCCGCGAGTATGGGCTTTAAAGTTGCCAAACACGGTAATCGCGGCGTCTCGAGCAAGTCGGGCTCATCAGATGTGCTTGCGGCATTAGGGATCAAACTCAATATGTCTGCCGATATTGCGCGCCAAGCACTTGATGAGCTTGGGATCTGCTTTTTATTTGCTCAGCAATATCACTCTGGTTTCCGCCATGCGGCGCCGATCCGCCAGCAGCTAAAAACGCGCACTATTTTTAACATTTTAGGGCCATTGATTAACCCCGCTAAACCAAAGCGTATTTTACTAGGCGTTTATCATCGTGATTTATTAAAACCAATTGCACAAACGCTTGTAATGCTAGGCTATGAGCATGCTATTGTGGTTTATGGTGATGGCATGGATGAAGTGGCGATCCATGGTACAACTGACGTTGCCGAAGTCGTTAATGGCCAGGTTAGCTATTATAGCGTAACCCCACAAGACTTTGGGCTTAACCGCCACACATTAAAAGAGATTGAAGGCGGGACACCTGAACAAAACCGTGATAGCTTAATGGCTATTTTACAAGGTCACGGCCAAGTCGCTCATAATGCAGCAATCGCCGCAAATGTCGCCATGCTAATGAAACTATTTGGCCATAATGACTTAAAAGTAAATGCAAAGCAGGCACTCAATATAATGCGAACAGGTAAACCTTATCAATTATTATCTACACTGGCACAGCGAGGTTAA
- the trpB gene encoding tryptophan synthase subunit beta, with the protein MSKLDPYFGEFGGQYVPQILVPVLDELEQAFLDAKADPAFEKEFHDLLKNYAGRPTALTLCRNLTAGSKTKLYLKREDLVHGGAHKTNQVLGQALLAKRMGKTEIIAETGAGQHGVASALACALLGLKCRIYMGAKDVERQAPNVFRMRLMGATVIPVTTGSATLKDACNEALRDWSGSYEKAHYMLGTAAGPHPFPTIVREFQQMISAEAKQQILARESRLPDAVIACVGGGSNAIGMFANFIDDKDVQLIGVEPGGHGIETGQHGASLKHGKLGIYFGMKSPMMQTEEGQIEESYSISAGLDFPSVGPQHAYLDSIGRAQYVSITDNEALDAFKALSRHEGIIPALESSHALAYALKLIKQDPDKEQLLIVNLSGRGDKDIFTVYDILKARGEVA; encoded by the coding sequence ATGTCAAAATTAGATCCTTACTTCGGTGAATTTGGTGGCCAATATGTACCACAAATTCTCGTCCCCGTACTTGATGAACTTGAGCAGGCTTTTCTTGATGCTAAAGCTGATCCGGCGTTTGAAAAAGAGTTTCATGACCTATTAAAAAATTATGCTGGCAGGCCAACTGCATTAACGCTATGTCGCAACTTAACGGCAGGTAGTAAAACTAAATTATACCTAAAACGTGAAGACTTAGTTCATGGCGGCGCACACAAAACCAACCAAGTATTAGGGCAAGCCCTGCTCGCTAAACGCATGGGTAAAACTGAAATTATTGCCGAAACTGGCGCAGGTCAACATGGCGTTGCTTCAGCGCTTGCCTGTGCGTTACTAGGGTTAAAATGCCGGATCTACATGGGCGCCAAAGATGTTGAGCGTCAGGCACCAAACGTTTTTAGAATGCGCTTAATGGGCGCAACGGTTATTCCGGTTACAACCGGCAGCGCAACCTTAAAAGATGCTTGTAATGAAGCGCTACGTGACTGGTCTGGCAGTTATGAAAAAGCGCACTATATGTTAGGCACTGCGGCGGGGCCGCATCCATTTCCAACCATTGTGCGTGAATTTCAACAAATGATCAGCGCTGAAGCAAAGCAGCAGATCTTAGCAAGAGAAAGCCGCTTGCCAGATGCCGTTATTGCTTGTGTTGGCGGCGGCTCAAATGCAATTGGCATGTTTGCCAACTTTATTGATGACAAAGACGTGCAGTTAATTGGCGTTGAACCTGGCGGTCATGGCATTGAAACGGGCCAACATGGTGCGTCATTAAAACATGGCAAATTAGGGATTTATTTCGGTATGAAATCGCCAATGATGCAAACCGAAGAAGGCCAAATTGAGGAATCTTACTCAATTTCAGCAGGGCTTGATTTTCCATCCGTTGGGCCACAGCATGCCTACCTTGATAGCATTGGTAGGGCGCAGTATGTTTCGATTACCGATAATGAAGCATTAGATGCCTTTAAAGCACTATCACGCCATGAAGGTATTATTCCAGCATTAGAATCGTCTCATGCCCTTGCTTATGCGTTAAAATTAATTAAACAAGATCCAGATAAAGAGCAGTTATTAATTGTTAATTTATCAGGCCGCGGCGATAAAGATATCTTTACCGTTTACGATATTTTAAAAGCAAGAGGAGAAGTCGCATGA
- the trpCF gene encoding bifunctional indole-3-glycerol-phosphate synthase TrpC/phosphoribosylanthranilate isomerase TrpF → MAIESLIENVEMATVLKKIIADKAIWLTARQVAQPLSSFKDSLQPSDRDFYRALTDSKSVFILECKKASPSKGLIRDDFNPKDIAKIYDRHANAISVLTDEKYFQGSFNFLPIAKQHTHQPILCKDFIIDEYQVYLARYYQADAILLMLSVLSDDEYLVLSKLAHSLNMGVLTEASTEHEVLRAIALNAKVIGINNRNLRDLTVDLDRVKQLAPQIPDDRIIISESGIYTHNQILELSHYADGFLIGSALMSEDDLELAIRKVMLGENKVCGLTQKEDALAAYQAGSVYGGLIFVPSSPRYIEPIKARSVMSGAKLNWVGVFRNEPLANLINIATSLNLFAVQLHGDEDANYIANLRAQLPKSCQIWQAITIKDSIPDHQNPLVNRYLFDQGCGGTGKAFNWQLLTNQSLENVMLAGGINPQNAKQAIQTGVIGLDVNSGVEKSPGIKDHDKIKQLFSILSNYPY, encoded by the coding sequence ATGGCAATCGAATCATTAATCGAGAATGTTGAAATGGCAACAGTATTAAAAAAAATCATTGCCGACAAAGCGATTTGGTTAACCGCTCGCCAAGTAGCGCAGCCACTATCAAGCTTTAAAGATAGTTTACAGCCAAGTGATCGGGATTTTTACCGCGCCTTAACCGACAGTAAAAGTGTGTTTATTTTAGAGTGTAAAAAGGCATCGCCATCAAAGGGTTTAATTCGTGATGATTTTAATCCAAAGGACATTGCTAAAATATACGACCGCCATGCTAATGCAATTTCAGTATTAACCGATGAAAAATACTTTCAAGGTAGCTTTAATTTTTTACCGATCGCCAAGCAGCATACGCATCAACCGATTTTGTGTAAAGATTTTATTATTGATGAATACCAAGTCTATTTAGCGCGTTATTATCAAGCCGATGCCATCTTGCTTATGCTTTCGGTACTAAGTGATGATGAATATTTAGTGCTTAGTAAACTTGCCCACAGCCTGAATATGGGCGTATTAACAGAAGCAAGTACCGAGCATGAAGTTTTACGGGCCATAGCGCTTAACGCCAAAGTGATTGGTATTAATAACCGTAACTTACGCGATTTAACCGTTGATCTTGATCGCGTCAAACAACTTGCACCACAAATTCCAGATGATCGCATTATCATAAGTGAATCAGGTATTTATACCCATAACCAAATTTTGGAATTAAGCCATTATGCTGATGGATTTTTAATTGGCAGCGCACTGATGTCAGAAGATGATTTAGAGCTTGCTATTCGTAAAGTGATGTTAGGTGAAAATAAAGTATGCGGCTTAACTCAAAAAGAAGATGCACTTGCCGCTTATCAGGCTGGTAGTGTCTACGGCGGACTTATTTTTGTGCCAAGCTCACCGCGCTATATTGAGCCAATTAAAGCGCGAAGTGTAATGTCAGGGGCTAAGCTCAATTGGGTTGGCGTTTTTAGAAATGAGCCATTAGCAAATCTAATAAATATCGCAACCTCACTGAATTTATTTGCCGTACAATTACATGGCGATGAAGATGCCAATTATATCGCAAACTTACGGGCTCAGTTACCAAAATCATGTCAAATATGGCAAGCAATAACGATTAAAGATAGCATTCCCGATCACCAAAACCCATTGGTTAACCGTTATCTATTCGACCAAGGTTGCGGCGGAACAGGTAAAGCATTTAACTGGCAATTGTTAACTAATCAATCATTAGAAAACGTAATGTTAGCGGGCGGAATTAATCCACAAAATGCCAAACAAGCAATACAAACAGGCGTTATTGGGCTTGATGTTAACTCTGGTGTTGAAAAATCACCAGGCATAAAAGATCACGATAAAATTAAACAGTTATTCTCAATATTAAGCAATTATCCGTATTAA
- a CDS encoding T6SS immunity protein Tli4 family protein, protein MIKQLILLTSLLAVASSQATVLNYQTECIGSYTLQLPDNIEVALYPTATYLQPKSKYPIYFADGKRAYSSIFNYNNSFLMITKEWKDSNLSSIVSDFKEGFTKMKQENLDSTMNTIESKNQFGYYADSGFRVSYVSFDRIYTFYANKPYQAKEKNFEFYKQNAESIINGFSTRTLFEVPKIAGKCIPYGFVAGNNPSTPLNLGVSFRLNDHPDVVITFTENTRSFSDALKSDAKAEMQGFWDTRYDASNDNIAAIKLLGFPKNRSITMDGRSGVAGFVEVIYKDKSPSDYGYYAVVDYYSRNAKSQKDHPWLQLSVVGKASEAKGKTPLTKDEIYALAKTIEASIMRRDTEQ, encoded by the coding sequence ATGATTAAACAACTTATATTATTAACCAGCCTATTGGCTGTAGCATCAAGTCAGGCCACAGTACTTAATTACCAAACAGAGTGTATTGGCTCATACACTTTACAGCTACCCGATAATATAGAGGTAGCACTCTACCCGACCGCAACATATTTGCAACCCAAATCAAAATATCCTATCTATTTTGCCGATGGCAAAAGAGCTTACTCATCTATATTTAATTATAATAATTCATTTTTAATGATAACTAAGGAATGGAAAGATAGTAACCTATCATCAATTGTTAGCGATTTTAAAGAAGGTTTTACTAAAATGAAACAGGAAAATTTAGATAGTACAATGAACACCATTGAATCTAAAAATCAATTTGGCTATTATGCCGATTCTGGTTTTCGAGTTTCTTATGTATCTTTTGATCGTATTTATACTTTTTATGCAAATAAACCTTATCAAGCAAAAGAAAAGAATTTTGAGTTTTATAAACAAAATGCAGAATCAATTATCAACGGATTTTCGACTCGAACACTATTCGAGGTACCCAAAATAGCTGGTAAATGTATTCCTTATGGTTTTGTTGCTGGTAACAACCCAAGCACACCGTTAAACCTTGGTGTATCATTTCGCCTTAATGACCATCCAGATGTGGTTATCACCTTTACTGAAAATACCCGCTCTTTTAGTGATGCATTAAAAAGTGATGCCAAAGCTGAGATGCAAGGTTTCTGGGATACTCGATATGACGCGAGCAATGATAATATTGCAGCCATTAAATTACTGGGTTTTCCTAAAAATAGAAGTATAACAATGGATGGGCGAAGTGGTGTTGCTGGATTTGTTGAGGTGATCTACAAAGATAAATCGCCATCAGATTATGGCTATTATGCCGTAGTGGATTACTATTCACGAAATGCTAAAAGTCAAAAGGATCATCCATGGCTACAGTTGTCGGTTGTTGGTAAAGCTAGCGAAGCAAAAGGCAAAACACCTTTAACCAAAGACGAGATTTATGCCTTAGCTAAAACAATCGAGGCCTCAATTATGCGCCGCGATACCGAGCAGTAA
- a CDS encoding anthranilate synthase component 1: MPKLQQFKQSIRYHNDPTEIFNQLCANRPATLLLESAEIDNKQGIKSVMIIDSALRITALNTQVTITALTENGLALLPLLANSFSHNVTKQLTDNVLILDFPAIDNIQDEDSRLKSLSVFDALRHILTLVSIADDVENDAIFLGGLFGYDLVAGFENLPKLPTQQRCPDYCFYLAETLLEMNHKTQTATLKSSLFIANHQEALRLKHRLTELEQQLSKPIKAIKHQSLTKADLACNLNDDDFNTIVKKMQDAIQQGEIFQAVPSRRFKLPCPEPLSAYNTLKQSNPSPYMFYMQDHDFTLFGASPESALKYSKESNQVEIYPIAGTRPRGLNAGGDIDYDLDSRLELEMRTDKKELAEHLMLVDLARNDLARICIPGSRYTKELLKVDRYSFVMHLVSRVVGQLRSDLDALHAYQATMNMGTLTGAPKVRAMQLIAESEKTRRGSYGGAIGYLTANGDLDTCIVIRSAYVEDGVATVQAGGGVVLDSDPQAEADETRNKARAVIRAIIKAHNAEGTF; encoded by the coding sequence ATGCCTAAATTACAACAGTTCAAACAGTCAATTCGTTACCACAATGACCCAACTGAAATATTTAATCAGCTATGTGCAAATCGCCCCGCCACGCTATTATTAGAATCAGCTGAAATCGATAATAAACAAGGTATTAAAAGTGTTATGATTATCGATAGTGCGCTGCGCATTACCGCCTTAAATACTCAAGTAACTATCACAGCTTTAACCGAAAATGGCTTGGCTTTATTGCCTTTGCTCGCAAACTCTTTCTCACATAACGTCACTAAACAATTAACCGATAACGTACTAATTCTTGATTTTCCGGCAATTGATAATATACAAGATGAAGATTCAAGGCTTAAGTCATTATCAGTTTTTGACGCGTTACGTCATATCTTAACCTTAGTATCAATTGCTGATGATGTTGAAAACGATGCCATTTTTTTAGGGGGCTTATTTGGTTATGATTTAGTTGCCGGCTTTGAAAATCTACCCAAATTACCGACGCAGCAGCGCTGCCCTGATTACTGCTTTTACTTAGCAGAAACACTACTTGAGATGAACCATAAAACACAAACTGCCACATTAAAATCAAGTTTATTTATCGCCAATCACCAAGAAGCGCTGCGCTTAAAACATCGATTAACCGAACTTGAACAGCAGCTTAGCAAGCCAATTAAAGCCATTAAGCATCAATCTTTAACCAAAGCGGACTTAGCTTGTAATTTAAATGATGATGACTTCAATACCATTGTTAAAAAAATGCAAGATGCCATACAGCAAGGTGAAATATTCCAAGCCGTGCCATCAAGGCGCTTTAAGCTACCCTGCCCTGAGCCGTTATCAGCCTACAATACCTTAAAACAAAGTAACCCTAGCCCTTATATGTTTTATATGCAAGATCACGATTTCACCTTATTTGGTGCCTCGCCTGAAAGTGCATTAAAGTACAGTAAAGAGAGCAATCAAGTCGAAATTTATCCAATTGCTGGTACCCGCCCACGTGGCTTAAATGCAGGAGGCGATATCGATTACGATCTTGATAGTCGACTCGAACTTGAAATGCGCACCGATAAAAAAGAGCTCGCCGAACATTTGATGTTAGTTGATTTAGCGCGCAATGACTTAGCGCGTATTTGCATACCGGGAAGCCGCTACACCAAAGAGCTGCTAAAAGTCGATCGTTACTCATTTGTCATGCATTTAGTTTCGCGCGTTGTTGGTCAACTGCGTTCAGATTTAGATGCGCTACATGCCTATCAAGCAACCATGAATATGGGCACCTTAACTGGAGCCCCTAAAGTACGTGCAATGCAGCTGATTGCTGAATCTGAAAAAACACGTCGCGGCAGTTATGGCGGCGCAATTGGTTACCTAACGGCCAATGGCGATTTAGATACCTGCATCGTTATTCGTAGCGCATATGTCGAAGATGGCGTTGCAACCGTGCAAGCTGGGGGCGGCGTGGTACTTGATTCTGATCCACAAGCCGAAGCAGATGAAACGCGCAATAAAGCGCGCGCAGTGATCAGAGCAATTATTAAAGCACACAATGCGGAAGGAACATTCTAA
- a CDS encoding T6SS immunity protein Tli4 family protein, which translates to MMKWIRVFVGLLVVASSQATALNYQTECIASYTLQLPDNIEVALYPTATYLQPKSKYPIYFDDGKKAYSSIFNYNYNKLMITDDYKDEKFLTELLKNLSDSFIDIINYNPQDEIKLINNDDTSLGYYSNFGTDITFLFAHRIYTFYTNEYYQGIERDFAFYKQNAESIINGFSTRKLFEAPQIAGKCIPYGFVAGNNPSTPLNLGVSFRLNDHPDVVVTFTENTRSFSDALKSDAKAEMQGFWDTRYDASNDNIAAIKLLGFPKNRSIKMDGRDGVAGFVEVIYKDKSPSDYGYYAVVDYYSRNAKSQKDHPWLQLSVVGKASEAKGKTPLTKDEIYKLAKTIEASIMRRDTEQ; encoded by the coding sequence ATGATGAAATGGATACGGGTATTTGTTGGTCTACTGGTTGTGGCATCAAGTCAGGCGACTGCGCTTAATTACCAAACAGAATGTATTGCCTCATATACTTTACAACTACCCGATAATATTGAGGTGGCACTCTACCCGACTGCAACATATTTACAACCAAAATCAAAATATCCTATCTATTTTGACGATGGTAAAAAAGCTTATTCATCTATATTTAATTATAATTATAATAAATTAATGATTACCGATGATTATAAGGATGAAAAATTTTTAACGGAGCTTCTTAAGAATTTAAGTGATAGTTTTATTGATATAATAAATTATAATCCACAAGATGAGATTAAATTAATTAATAATGATGATACCTCTCTAGGGTATTACAGTAATTTTGGTACAGATATAACATTTTTATTTGCTCATCGTATTTATACTTTTTATACCAATGAATACTATCAAGGAATAGAGAGGGACTTCGCATTTTATAAACAAAATGCTGAATCAATTATCAACGGATTTTCGACTCGAAAACTATTCGAGGCGCCACAAATAGCCGGTAAATGTATTCCTTATGGTTTTGTTGCCGGTAATAATCCAAGTACACCGTTAAACCTTGGTGTATCATTTCGCCTTAATGACCATCCCGATGTGGTTGTCACCTTTACTGAAAATACCCGATCTTTTAGTGACGCCTTAAAAAGTGATGCCAAAGCCGAGATGCAAGGTTTCTGGGATACTCGATATGACGCGAGCAATGATAATATTGCAGCTATTAAATTACTGGGTTTTCCTAAAAATAGAAGCATAAAAATGGATGGGCGAGACGGCGTTGCCGGATTTGTTGAGGTGATCTACAAAGATAAATCGCCATCAGATTATGGCTATTATGCGGTAGTGGATTACTATTCACGCAATGCTAAAAGTCAAAAGGATCATCCGTGGTTACAACTGTCTGTTGTTGGCAAAGCTAGCGAAGCAAAAGGCAAAACACCTTTAACCAAAGACGAGATTTATAAATTAGCTAAAACAATCGAGGCCTCAATTATGCGCCGCGATACCGAGCAGTAA
- a CDS encoding T6SS immunity protein Tli4 family protein, translating to MMIKRILVFVGLLVVASSQATALNYQTECIGSYTLQLPDNIEVALYPTSTYLQPKSKNPIYFDDGKRTYSSIFNYNKNRLIITHFFNDKNVLNKIVNDTLADNNKIKIEYIDDSVNLFNDHDLLSFYSNKASEVIYIKNNRIYNFYTEKRYQGIERDFAFYKQNAESIINGFSTRTLFEVPQIAGKCIPYGFVAGNNPSTPLNLGVSFRLNDHPDVVVTFTENTRSFSDALKSDAKAEMQGFWDTRYDASNDNIAAIKLLGFPKNRSITMDGRDGVAGFVEVIYKDKSPSDYGYYAVVDYYSRNAKSQKDHPWLQLSVIGKASEAKGKTPLTKDEIYALAKTIEASIMRRDTEQ from the coding sequence ATGATGATAAAACGGATACTGGTATTTGTTGGTCTTCTGGTTGTGGCATCAAGCCAAGCCACAGCACTTAATTACCAAACAGAGTGTATTGGCTCTTACACTTTACAACTACCCGATAATATTGAGGTAGCACTCTACCCGACCTCAACATATTTACAACCCAAATCAAAAAATCCTATCTATTTTGACGATGGCAAAAGAACTTACTCATCTATATTTAATTATAATAAAAATAGATTAATCATTACTCATTTTTTTAATGATAAAAACGTATTAAACAAGATAGTCAATGACACTCTAGCTGATAATAACAAAATTAAAATTGAGTATATTGATGATTCAGTTAATTTATTTAATGATCATGATTTATTAAGTTTCTACTCAAATAAAGCATCAGAAGTTATTTATATTAAAAATAATAGAATCTATAATTTTTATACAGAAAAAAGATATCAAGGAATAGAGAGGGACTTCGCGTTTTATAAACAAAATGCTGAATCAATTATCAACGGTTTTTCGACTCGAACACTATTCGAGGTGCCACAAATAGCCGGTAAATGTATTCCTTATGGTTTTGTTGCCGGTAATAATCCAAGTACACCGTTAAACCTTGGTGTATCATTTCGCCTTAATGATCATCCCGATGTGGTTGTCACCTTTACTGAAAATACCCGATCTTTTAGTGACGCCTTAAAAAGTGATGCCAAAGCTGAAATGCAAGGTTTTTGGGATACTCGATATGATGCGAGCAATGATAATATTGCAGCTATTAAATTACTGGGTTTTCCTAAAAATAGAAGCATAACAATGGATGGGCGAGACGGCGTTGCCGGATTTGTCGAGGTGATCTATAAAGATAAATCGCCATCAGATTATGGCTATTATGCGGTAGTCGATTACTATTCGCGCAATGCTAAAAGTCAAAAGGATCACCCGTGGTTACAATTGTCGGTTATTGGCAAAGCTAGCGAAGCAAAAGGCAAAACGCCTTTAACCAAAGACGAGATTTATGCCTTAGCTAAAACAATCGAGGCCTCAATTATGCGCCGCGATACCGAGCAGTAA